The following coding sequences are from one Rhodobiaceae bacterium window:
- the folA gene encoding dihydrofolate reductase, with the protein MHICLFVAIAENSVIGKDNAMPWRLSGDLQYLKRMTMGKPIIMGRKTWESFPRRPLPGRPNLVVTRDPDYDAPGAEVFTSVDAALGRAEVLCGELGVDELMILGGAEIYAATLTKATRIYLTEVHASPEGDTKFPDFDRSEWREVRNVRQPRNERDSDEYSLLVLERV; encoded by the coding sequence ATGCATATCTGTCTTTTTGTGGCGATCGCTGAAAACAGCGTGATTGGCAAAGACAATGCCATGCCCTGGCGCTTGTCTGGCGATCTGCAATATTTGAAGCGCATGACGATGGGCAAGCCCATCATCATGGGCCGCAAGACCTGGGAGAGTTTTCCAAGGCGGCCACTACCGGGACGTCCCAATCTCGTGGTGACCCGTGATCCTGACTATGATGCGCCGGGCGCGGAAGTGTTCACCAGTGTCGATGCCGCGCTTGGGCGTGCCGAGGTGCTTTGTGGGGAACTCGGTGTTGATGAGCTCATGATCCTGGGCGGTGCGGAGATTTATGCAGCAACGCTGACGAAGGCAACGCGGATCTATCTGACAGAAGTGCATGCCTCACCGGAGGGGGACACGAAGTTCCCAGATTTTGATCGCTCAGAGTGGCGCGAAGTGCGCAATGTCCGCCAGCCGCGCAATGAACGTGACAGTGACGAGTATTCGCTTCTTGTGCTGGAACGGGTGTAG
- a CDS encoding hypothetical protein (protein of unknown function (DUF1499)) — protein MDFKTFKLTRKPNQFLIAPEGHCQNATPHAAPKTYSVDAQKLEDTFADVALAEPRVTRKQADDGQREFVQRSALMRFPDTITFEAMDLGDGSSTFAIYSRSKVGHSDLGVNRKRIESWLKKLDAALT, from the coding sequence ATGGATTTCAAGACCTTCAAACTTACCCGTAAACCCAATCAGTTTCTGATCGCGCCGGAGGGGCACTGCCAGAACGCGACACCTCACGCGGCACCCAAGACCTATTCGGTCGATGCGCAGAAGCTGGAAGATACATTTGCGGATGTGGCGCTGGCGGAACCACGGGTCACGAGAAAACAGGCGGATGATGGTCAGCGGGAGTTCGTGCAACGTTCGGCCCTGATGCGCTTTCCAGATACCATTACATTTGAGGCGATGGACTTAGGTGACGGGAGCTCGACATTTGCCATCTATAGCCGCTCAAAGGTTGGGCACTCAGATCTTGGTGTGAATAGAAAACGCATTGAGAGCTGGCTGAAGAAGCTCGACGCTGCGCTGACTTAA
- the flhA gene encoding S-(hydroxymethyl)glutathione dehydrogenase translates to MDVRAAVAFEAGKPLEIETVQLEGPRAGEVLVEMKATGLCHTDAFTMSGDDPEGLFPAILGHEGAGVVVEVGEGVTSLSVGDHVIPLYTPECRECDYCLNPKTNLCQSIRETQGQGLMPDGSSRFSYKGKPVLHYMGCSTFANYSVVPEIALAKIRKDAPFDKVCYIGCGVTTGIGAVVNTAKVEPGSTVVVFGLGGIGLNVIQGARMVGAKQIVGVDLNNDRKALGEQFGMTDFVNPKEIKGDIVGHLVELTGGGADYSFECIGNVNTMRQALECAHKGWGESIIIGVAGAGQEISTRPFQLVTGRSWRGTAFGGARGRTDVPSIVDWYMDGKINIDDLITHTMPLEDINKGFDLMHAGESIRSVVLY, encoded by the coding sequence ATGGACGTTAGAGCGGCAGTGGCATTTGAGGCGGGCAAGCCTCTGGAAATTGAGACAGTTCAGCTGGAAGGCCCACGCGCGGGCGAAGTGCTCGTTGAGATGAAGGCGACCGGTCTTTGTCACACAGATGCGTTCACAATGTCTGGTGATGACCCCGAAGGGCTCTTCCCTGCGATCCTGGGGCATGAGGGCGCGGGTGTCGTAGTTGAAGTGGGCGAGGGCGTTACCTCGCTCAGCGTTGGCGATCATGTGATCCCGCTCTACACGCCCGAATGCCGGGAATGCGATTATTGCCTCAATCCGAAGACCAACCTCTGTCAGTCGATCCGGGAGACGCAAGGCCAGGGCTTGATGCCCGATGGGTCCAGCCGCTTTTCCTATAAGGGCAAGCCAGTGCTGCACTATATGGGCTGCTCGACATTCGCGAACTATTCCGTCGTGCCGGAGATCGCACTGGCGAAGATCCGCAAAGACGCGCCGTTCGACAAGGTCTGTTACATCGGTTGCGGCGTGACCACGGGCATTGGCGCTGTGGTCAATACCGCCAAGGTGGAGCCTGGCTCAACGGTGGTTGTGTTCGGGCTGGGTGGCATCGGGCTCAATGTGATCCAGGGTGCCCGCATGGTGGGTGCCAAGCAGATTGTCGGTGTTGATCTCAATAATGACCGTAAGGCACTTGGTGAGCAGTTTGGAATGACCGACTTCGTCAATCCGAAAGAGATTAAAGGTGACATTGTTGGTCACCTTGTAGAACTCACCGGCGGTGGTGCTGACTATTCGTTCGAGTGTATCGGCAATGTGAACACCATGCGTCAGGCGCTTGAGTGTGCCCATAAAGGATGGGGCGAAAGCATCATCATTGGCGTGGCTGGCGCTGGGCAGGAAATCTCTACGCGTCCGTTCCAGCTGGTGACGGGCCGAAGTTGGCGCGGTACTGCGTTTGGGGGAGCACGGGGCCGGACCGATGTGCCGTCAATCGTGGATTGGTACATGGATGGCAAGATCAATATCGACGATCTCATTACCCACACTATGCCGCTGGAGGACATCAATAAGGGCTTTGATCTGATGCATGCTGGCGAGTCTATCCGCTCAGTCGTGCTCTATTGA
- a CDS encoding hypothetical protein (domain of unknown function (DUF1330)): MTVYVLAQFKIHNRDQYEKYAAAFLPHFAEHKGTALVSDENVSVKEGTWDNTKAVLLSFPDEAAFEDWALSDEYQEIAKDRQAATEGSVVLLHGLQ, encoded by the coding sequence ATGACCGTTTACGTCCTCGCACAATTCAAGATCCACAATCGCGACCAATATGAAAAATACGCCGCGGCCTTCCTGCCTCACTTCGCAGAGCACAAAGGCACAGCCCTCGTTTCGGACGAGAATGTCTCTGTAAAGGAAGGTACCTGGGACAATACAAAAGCCGTGCTTCTCTCTTTCCCAGATGAAGCGGCCTTCGAAGACTGGGCGCTGTCAGATGAATACCAGGAGATCGCGAAAGACCGACAGGCAGCGACGGAAGGCTCGGTCGTCCTTCTACATGGTCTTCAATAG
- the pbpE gene encoding penicillin-binding protein 4* — MKMRNSFITMFCAAIWVAVTSSVSLANTERTAGLDSFIQQQLSAHEVAGASIAVVQEGAVTHEAAFGTASADTTTPVAKDTVFQAASISKAVTAWGVMRLVQEGRLELDAPISKYLTRWNLPISQFDENEVTIQRVLSHTAGLSLPSYVGFDPGKPLPTFEASLSGGTAGSGSLELVAKPNEQWAYSGGGYTLLGLIIEEVTGQTFADYMVEKILLPLGMTSSSYFPTDALLSRTAQAHDFHLNTIPNYRLAAQGAGSLHTTAGDLARFAVANMNDNPVLNRETLREMHAPIIDTGFGSEMSLGFFVEGNGQLIGHSGSNRGWKTRIQFWPASNVGLVVLTNSESGEALVSGTFCYWNDVFEIGLLTETCATQKEQQGRLETVGWLTTILITSIALALALRLLSNVLLKKRRLARPTATEWRSWAIGLLLLLAIGHSLFLYTGLGVWAVAGIPWGFSITDHAPAPIQYAFHALLGLYTLSAVSLLMRRANNQ, encoded by the coding sequence ATGAAAATGCGCAACAGTTTCATCACAATGTTTTGCGCGGCCATCTGGGTAGCCGTGACCTCAAGCGTGAGCCTCGCGAACACCGAACGCACAGCAGGGTTAGATTCTTTCATCCAGCAGCAACTAAGTGCGCATGAAGTCGCAGGTGCAAGTATTGCTGTGGTTCAAGAGGGCGCAGTCACTCACGAGGCGGCGTTTGGTACTGCATCCGCCGACACCACCACCCCTGTCGCCAAAGACACGGTGTTTCAAGCCGCGTCCATATCAAAAGCGGTGACGGCCTGGGGTGTGATGCGCCTGGTACAAGAAGGCAGGCTGGAGCTGGACGCTCCCATTTCCAAATACCTCACCCGCTGGAACCTCCCCATATCTCAATTCGATGAAAACGAAGTAACAATCCAGCGCGTTCTTTCTCACACCGCCGGACTCTCTCTGCCGTCCTATGTTGGTTTTGATCCAGGAAAACCCCTCCCCACCTTCGAAGCCTCACTTTCAGGCGGTACTGCAGGGTCGGGCTCACTCGAACTTGTCGCAAAACCAAATGAGCAATGGGCCTATTCAGGCGGCGGGTATACCCTGCTTGGTCTCATCATCGAGGAAGTCACCGGCCAGACTTTCGCTGACTATATGGTTGAGAAAATCCTTCTGCCTCTTGGCATGACAAGTTCCAGTTACTTCCCAACCGACGCTTTGTTGTCTCGCACGGCGCAAGCTCACGATTTTCATCTGAACACCATTCCCAACTATCGCCTCGCCGCTCAAGGAGCTGGGTCTCTACACACAACCGCTGGTGATCTGGCGCGCTTTGCCGTTGCTAACATGAACGATAACCCAGTGCTTAACCGCGAAACGCTGCGAGAGATGCACGCCCCCATAATCGATACAGGATTTGGCAGCGAAATGAGTCTCGGCTTTTTCGTTGAAGGAAACGGTCAGCTCATTGGCCACAGTGGCAGCAACCGCGGATGGAAGACGCGCATCCAGTTCTGGCCTGCATCCAATGTTGGGTTGGTCGTCCTCACAAATTCTGAAAGCGGCGAAGCGCTCGTAAGCGGTACGTTTTGCTATTGGAATGATGTATTTGAAATCGGGTTACTTACAGAAACTTGCGCCACTCAAAAAGAACAACAAGGCCGGCTTGAGACGGTTGGCTGGTTGACCACCATTTTGATCACGAGCATAGCGCTCGCCCTCGCATTGCGTTTGCTGTCGAACGTCCTTCTCAAGAAGCGGAGGCTTGCGCGCCCCACCGCGACTGAATGGCGGAGCTGGGCGATCGGACTGCTCTTGCTACTTGCCATCGGCCACAGCCTATTCCTCTACACAGGTCTTGGTGTCTGGGCAGTCGCAGGAATTCCATGGGGCTTTAGTATTACGGACCATGCGCCCGCCCCCATTCAATACGCGTTCCACGCCTTACTGGGGCTATATACACTTTCTGCAGTGTCTCTTTTGATGCGGCGTGCAAACAATCAATAG